A region from the Variovorax sp. V93 genome encodes:
- a CDS encoding AraC family transcriptional regulator, with protein sequence MDPLDDVFAAMRVRSALYARLEARAPWGVSLAGGESARFGLVVRGSCLLEVPGVAQPVALAAGDCYVLAHGTPYVLRDHPDTPTVSCASVVRDRIGGVVDLGGTGTAASVICGWFHFDQRAARPLLDLLPVLLHVKMEQARAIALQGTLQLLAMETGEPGLGSGLLVSRLADIVFVQAVRAHAAAQGQAQTGWLGALADARIGPALRAMHKDMARDWTVETLASAASLSRSAFAQRFREKVGQAPLEYLTHWRMFKAGNMLGQGHAAVGAIAGAVGYESEAAFSKAFKRRMGMAPGAWRAAAREGVAA encoded by the coding sequence TTGGATCCGCTCGATGACGTGTTCGCCGCCATGCGCGTACGCAGCGCGCTCTATGCGCGGCTCGAGGCGCGCGCGCCCTGGGGCGTGAGCCTGGCCGGCGGAGAGAGCGCCCGCTTCGGCCTGGTGGTGCGCGGAAGCTGCCTGCTCGAAGTGCCGGGCGTGGCGCAGCCCGTGGCCCTGGCCGCAGGCGACTGCTATGTGCTCGCGCACGGCACGCCCTATGTGCTGCGCGACCATCCGGACACGCCCACGGTCAGCTGCGCCTCGGTGGTGCGCGACCGCATCGGCGGCGTGGTCGATCTGGGCGGCACCGGCACCGCCGCATCGGTGATCTGCGGCTGGTTCCATTTCGACCAGCGTGCGGCCCGGCCGCTGCTCGATCTGCTGCCCGTGCTGCTGCACGTCAAGATGGAGCAGGCGCGCGCCATCGCGCTGCAAGGCACCCTGCAGCTGCTTGCGATGGAAACGGGCGAGCCGGGCCTGGGCTCGGGCCTGCTCGTGAGCCGGCTGGCCGACATCGTGTTCGTGCAGGCGGTGCGCGCGCACGCCGCGGCGCAAGGTCAGGCGCAGACGGGCTGGCTCGGCGCACTGGCCGACGCGCGCATCGGCCCTGCGCTGCGCGCCATGCACAAGGACATGGCGCGCGACTGGACGGTGGAGACGCTGGCCTCGGCGGCCAGCCTGTCGCGCTCGGCATTTGCGCAGCGCTTTCGCGAGAAGGTCGGCCAGGCACCGCTCGAATACCTGACGCACTGGCGCATGTTCAAGGCCGGCAACATGCTCGGCCAGGGCCATGCGGCCGTCGGCGCGATCGCGGGCGCGGTGGGCTATGAATCAGAAGCCGCGTTCAGCAAGGCCTTCAAGCGCCGGATGGGCATGGCCCCCGGCGCATGGCGTGCGGCGGCGCGCGAGGGCGTTGCCGCCTAG
- a CDS encoding PHB depolymerase family esterase: MARRSTASLFARAYERNLKALTKITLGNSKRVAGQVQRAAAKRLKPPPGKGDWLGGMALGPGGARGYHLFRPADLKLQPGEKLPLMVMLHGCGQTGRDFAASTRMNALAVRQRFLVLYLEQDRLAHPQGCWNWYERRSGKADAEAATLMAAIDQACMLYPVDRERIALAGLSAGASMAALLATRYPQRFRAVAMHSGVAPGAAKSSATALGAMRGQHTPPMPTTAVGKAMGAAAVFATLPPMLVIHGDADAVVAPSNAVNSAAVWATAMGAKPGLTRTLQRGKRHAMRVTEFRRKGRTLVVLCEIAGLGHAWSGGAAATLFSDPGGPDATRMVWAFAASQFKLAAKIKAASLAASA; encoded by the coding sequence CACGCTCGGCAACAGCAAGCGCGTGGCGGGCCAGGTGCAGCGCGCAGCGGCCAAGCGCCTGAAGCCGCCGCCGGGCAAGGGCGACTGGCTCGGCGGCATGGCACTGGGCCCCGGCGGTGCGCGCGGCTACCACCTGTTCCGTCCGGCCGACCTGAAGCTGCAGCCCGGCGAGAAGCTGCCGCTCATGGTCATGCTGCACGGCTGCGGCCAGACCGGGCGCGACTTCGCGGCCAGCACGCGCATGAACGCGCTCGCGGTGCGCCAGCGATTCCTGGTGCTCTACCTGGAGCAGGACAGGCTGGCCCATCCCCAAGGCTGCTGGAACTGGTACGAGCGGCGTTCGGGCAAGGCCGACGCCGAAGCCGCCACCTTGATGGCGGCCATCGACCAGGCCTGCATGCTCTATCCGGTGGACCGCGAGCGCATTGCGCTGGCCGGCCTGTCGGCGGGGGCCAGCATGGCGGCGCTGCTTGCCACGCGCTATCCGCAGCGCTTTCGCGCCGTGGCCATGCATTCGGGCGTGGCGCCGGGCGCGGCGAAATCCTCGGCCACGGCCCTGGGCGCAATGCGCGGGCAGCACACGCCGCCGATGCCGACCACCGCGGTCGGCAAGGCCATGGGCGCGGCCGCCGTGTTCGCGACCCTGCCGCCGATGCTGGTGATCCATGGCGACGCCGATGCCGTGGTGGCGCCGAGCAATGCCGTCAACAGCGCGGCCGTGTGGGCCACGGCCATGGGCGCCAAGCCGGGGCTGACGCGCACGCTGCAGCGCGGCAAGCGGCATGCCATGCGGGTGACCGAGTTTCGGCGCAAGGGCCGCACGCTGGTCGTGCTGTGCGAGATCGCGGGACTCGGGCATGCATGGAGCGGCGGCGCCGCCGCGACGCTTTTCAGCGACCCGGGCGGGCCCGATGCCACGCGCATGGTGTGGGCCTTTGCGGCGTCGCAGTTCAAGCTCGCGGCCAAGATCAAGGCAGCGAGCCTTGCAGCGAGCGCCTAG